In Pararge aegeria chromosome 17, ilParAegt1.1, whole genome shotgun sequence, one genomic interval encodes:
- the LOC120631286 gene encoding uncharacterized protein LOC120631286 — protein sequence MCLAKEDSQSPPKEAQSPRSPWMKLLNRQSSKPRLPRKVTSSTRVNLNKCWSKLGELISNSSPRTDLPSNKTAYTGEPVLVPFSEYFYPMDPVKPVPVEDNDNAENQNILNSSRFELISEEEISDNMANEVREICYTANKSSCFVCKLCY from the exons ATGTGTCTCGCTAAGGAAGATTCACAATCGCCCCCGAAGGAGGCTCAGTCACCTCGTTCTCCTTGGATGAAGCTCTTAAATCGTCAG AGCTCTAAGCCAAGGCTGCCACGAAAGGTGACAAGCTCCACGCGAGTGAATCTAAACaaatgttggtcgaagcttggAGAGTTGATCTCTAATTCATCGCCTCGCACCGACCTGCCATCGAACAAGACTGCCTATACCGGAGAACCAGTTTTAGTGCCGTTCTCCGAATATTTCTATCCAATGGACCCGGTGAAACCGGTTCCTGTCGAAGACAACGACAACGCCGAAAACCAGAACATCCTGAACTCCAGCCGTTTCGAACTCATCTCAGAAGAGGAGATCAGTGACAACATGGCAAATGAAGTCCGGGAGATCTGCTACACGGCGAACAAATCCAGCTGCTTCGTATGTAAGCTTTGCTATTAA